The Ornithodoros turicata isolate Travis chromosome 9, ASM3712646v1, whole genome shotgun sequence genome includes a region encoding these proteins:
- the LOC135369362 gene encoding uncharacterized protein K02A2.6-like: MNLHPPPVFLPSPGKPAIPWEEWIQLFTTYMEACGGTGYASTRKKCILLNCLGVEGQRVFRTLPATAVSSTVDETEDVYAAAVQSLQRFYLPALNRTVERYRFRARAQHPGESIDEFITALRTLSGNCKFEAMAEDMICDQLVEKTSSQAVRDRLLLEPDLTLDTALAIAKQVEQAQTESALLATQQHHAAVSAVARHEKKTSNACYRCGSTKHLANSPSCPARNKTCRSCKRKGHFESVCRQKSSAQATSVKEVDVDVYTTSTSTTKPIFCKIQAAGVPLRLLVDTGSAVSLLPSNVCHEKFSHRPLHKSGVVLTDYSKAIISTEGIFSATVCFADRTATCTFHVVRKGAAIAGMDMLRALDIAIVPAQQLCRKVSATPAAQVPPCLAKYPTLFSEELGLAKGYRHKVTMRTSVEPVQQKLRRLPLEVRQKVSEELQKLEQSDIIERIDASEWVSPIVAVWKKTGELRLCVDLRKPNTAIVIDSHPLPHMEDIFHHLAGASYFSKLDLSSAYHQMELAEESRNLTAFITHEGLFRYKRVCFGLASAAAAFQKMLAMVLKGLKGVMHYLDDILVYGATMEEHNLRLDRVLFALEAAGLRLNKKKCVFATRELQFLGHSLSPDGLSPLQDTLEAIRDAPSPQDVVSLRSFLGLASYYLKFVPHFATVVEPLRRLLRKETRFLWTEEQETAFNKVKSLIQECVPLALFDASLPTIVTADASNFGLGAVLQQEHPDGLRTVCFASRAMTATEYRYSTGEKEALACLWACEKWHVLLFGRKFTLCTDHQALVTLLSTQGTGRQPMRIARWAARLLQYNYTIVYKKGEHNFVADALSRLPLPHKLATTGDEDEDELVCYVQQALSCITMQELLQAMDDDVVLRQVLSCLEHDPQLDKQQQEQLSPYLKIRDEITSVGGIVLRGSRIIPPSSLRKRIVDIAHESHSGIVRTKQRIRERYWWPRMDAEIETYVRDCYICREADKTAVTHKAPLQPVPFPCGPWKQLGIDIVGPFGNLPARCRFAITAVDYFSKWPEVAFFSHVTTEVILEFLMDIFVREGYPEILVSDHGPQFEALQFKNFLAERGILHRQSAIYHPEANGQVERFNRVLKGFLQTISLTGRIVSQDVKAFLGIYRATPHAATGLSPSELLHQRRMKSKLDVAGFPNLDKDIQREMASLRERIKKYQEKTKAYFDERHRVRTPKFQPGDYVRVHLPGHRPKGSRAYGPPIAIQEQVGLSTFVLADGTVRNASRLAASEVGQQPVNSGLPTQTNATLRRSERTRKPPDRFRP; the protein is encoded by the coding sequence ATGAACCTGCATCCCCCACCAGTATTTCTGCCTTCCCCTGGCAAACCGGCCATTCCCTGGGAGGAGTGGATACAACTCTTCACGACTTACATGGAAGCCTGCGGTGGAACGGGATATGCATCTACACGTAAGAAATGCATTTTACTGAACTGTCTTGGAGTGGAGGGACAACGGGTATTCCGTACTTTACCTGCTACGGCAGTTTCCTCGACCGTTGATGAGACGGAAGACGTGTATGCTGCCGCGGTGCAGAGCCTACAACGCTTCTACTTGCCAGCCCTAAATCGAACGGTCGAACGATACCGGTTTCGTGCAAGAGCGCAACATCCAGGTGAATCGATTGATGAGTTTATTACGGCGCTGCGAACCCTTAGTGGAAACTGCAAGTTCGAGGCCATGGCTGAAGACATGATTTGTGACCAGTTGGTGGAAAAGACATCGAGTCAGGCTGTCAGGGATCGCCTTCTACTAGAACCCGACCTGACCTTGGACACTGCTCTGGCAATTGCAAAGCAAGTGGAGCAAGCGCAAACAGAATCAGCTCTCCTGGCTACTCAGCAACACCACGCTGCCGTCTCAGCTGTAGCTCGCCATGAGAAGAAAACGTCGAATGCATGCTATAGATGTGGGTCGACGAAGCACTTGGCAAACAGTCCCAGTTGTCCTGCTAGGAACAAAACTTGCCGGTCATGTAAGAGAAAAGGACACTTTGAGTCAGTGTGCCGACAGAAGTCCTCGGCACAAGCAACCTCGGTCAAGGAGGTGGACGTAGACGTCTATACAACATCGACGTCCACCACAAAGCCAATTTTCTGTAAAATACAAGCTGCGGGCGTGCCCTTACGTCTCCTGGTCGACACAGGCTCAGCGGTCTCCCTTTTACCTTCTAACGTCTGCCATGAGAAGTTTTCTCATCGGCCTCTTCACAAGTCAGGAGTCGTACTTACAGACTACTCTAAAGCAATCATCTCCACGGAAGGGATATTCTCTGCTACAGTATGTTTCGCCGACAGGACTGCCACTTGTACATTTCATGTGGTGCGCAAAGGAGCTGCCATTGCTGGCATGGATATGTTGCGCGCCTTGGACATCGCCATTGTACCTGCTCAGCAGCTTTGCCGGAAAGTGTCGGCGACACCCGCAGCACAGGTACCTCCGTGCCTGGCGAAATACCCTACTCTTTTCTCCGAGGAACTGGGACTGGCGAAGGGTTACAGACACAAAGTAACGATGAGGACATCGGTCGAACCAGTACAGCAAAAACTTCGCCGCCTTCCGTTGGAGGTTCGTCAAAAAGTCTCGGAGGAACTGCAGAAGCTGGAGCAGTCGGACATTATAGAGCGCATAGATGCCTCTGAATGGGTGTCCCCAATTGTAGCTGTCTGGAAGAAGACTGGAGAGCTAAGACTATGCGTGGACCTCAGAAAGCCCAATACAGCCATCGTCATTGATAGCCACCCCTTGCCTCACATGGAGGACATCTTTCATCACCTTGCTGGCGCTTCGTACTTTTCAAAACTGGACCTCTCTTCCGCCTATCATCAGATGGAGCTTGCAGAAGAAAGTCGAAATTTAACGGCGTTCATTACTCACGAGGGCCTCTTTCGCTACAAGCGTGTATGCTTTGGGTTGGCATCAGCGGCTGCTGCATTTCAGAAGATGTTGGCGATGGTCCTAAAGGGCCTAAAAGGTGTTATGCACTACCTTGATGATATTTTGGTATACGGTGCTACAATGGAGGAGCACAACCTTAGATTAGATAGAGTCCTCTTCGCACTGGAGGCCGCTGGACTGAGGTTGAACAAGAAGAAATGTGTCTTTGCCACCCGCGAGTTACAGTTTCTGGGACATTCTTTATCGCCGGATGGGTTGAGTCCGCTGCAGGATACGTTGGAAGCCATTCGTGATGCGCCATCTCCGCAGGATGTCGTATCCTTGCGCTCATTTCTTGGCCTTGCTTCGTACTACCTCAAGTTCGTACCCCACTTCGCCACGGTGGTGGAGCCGCTTCGGCGACTGCTTCGCAAGGAGACACGATTTCTATGGACTGAAGAGCAAGAAACCGCATTCAACAAAGTCAAATCTCTCATCCAAGAGTGCGTACCGCTGGCTCTCTTCGATGCTTCGCTTCCTACAATTGTCACGGCAGATGCATCAAATTTCGGTCTGGGAGCTGTACTGCAGCAGGAGCATCCTGACGGTCTACGTACCGTCTGCTTCGCCTCAAGGGCTATGACAGCGACAGAATACCGGTACTCAACTGGGGAGAAGGAAGCTTTGGCATGCTTGTGGGCGTGCGAGAAGTGGCACGTATTACTTTTTGGACGCAAATTTACACTTTGCACCGACCATCAAGCCTTGGTCACGCTTTTGTCAACCCAAGGTACTGGACGGCAACCAATGCGTATTGCAAGATGGGCTGCACGTCTCCTTCAGTACAATTACACCATCGTATACAAGAAAGGAGAGCATAACTTCGTCGCCGACGCCCTGTCACGTCTTCCCCTACCTCACAAGCTGGCTACAACCGGagatgaagatgaagatgaGTTAGTGTGCTATGTTCAGCAGGCGCTATCCTGCATCACCATGCAGGAGCTGCTGCAGGCTATGGACGATGACGTCGTGCTCCGTCAGGTTTTAAGTTGTTTGGAACATGACCCTCAACTGGACAAGCAGCAGCAAGAGCAACTTTCTCCATATCTCAAAATTCGCGACGAGATCACTTCGGTGGGAGGTATCGTACTCAGAGGGTCAAGGATAATCCCTCCTTCCTCGCTGAGGAAACGAATTGTCGACATCGCTCATGAGTCACATTCGGGAATCGTCCGGACGAAGCAACGTATACGTGAGCGTTATTGGTGGCCTCGTATGGACGCTGAAATTGAGACTTATGTACGAGACTGTTACATATGTCGTGAAGCGGACAAGACTGCGGTGACGCACAAAGCACCTCTACAGCCAGTACCTTTCCCTTGCGGTCCGTGGAAGCAGTTGGGGATAGATATCGTAGGTCCATTCGGCAACCTTCCAGCACGCTGCCGTTTCGCTATCACAGCTGTGGATTATTTTAGCAAGTGGCCGGAGGTAGCGTTTTTTTCGCATGTCACCACAGAAGTTATCCTTGAGTTTTTAATGGACATCTTCGTTCGTGAGGGATACCCTGAAATTTTGGTTTCGGATCACGGGCCTCAATTCGAAGCTTTACAGTTCAAGAATTTTCTTGCCGAGAGGGGTATACTGCACCGACAGTCGGCAATATACCATCCTGAAGCAAACGGACAGGTGGAACGCTTCAATAGAGTTCTGAAGGGCTTCCTCCAAACGATTTCACTCACTGGGAGGATTGTGTCGCAAGATGTGAAGGCGTTCCTGGGGATCTACAGGGCTACGCCTCACGCAGCAACGGGGTTATCGCCATCAGAACTGCTACATCAGAGGCGCATGAAATCAAAACTCGACGTAGCCGGATTCCCGAACCTGGACAAAGATATTCAGAGGGAAATGGCTTCGCTACGTGAGCGTATCAAGAAGTATCAGGAAAAGACTAAAGCTTATTTCGACGAACGCCACCGGGTGAGGACCCCTAAGTTCCAGCCGGGAGACTATGTACGCGTCCATCTACCCGGTCACCGTCCGAAAGGATCCCGGGCGTATGGTCCGCCCATCGCCATACAAGAGCAAGTGGGACTCAGCACGTTTGTCTTGGCGGATGGGACAGTGCGCAACGCGTCTAGACTAGCTGCATCCGAAGTTGGACAACAGCCTGTCAACTCAGGGTTACCTACCCAAACAAACGCCACCCTTAGGCGTTCGGAAAGGACACGGAAACCACCGGATCGCTTCCGACCATAA